DNA from Thermoplasmata archaeon:
GGCGCACTCCCCTTCCGCCAGGACAAGCAGAAGACCCAGATGCAGGTCGCCGGCCTGAGCGAGGTCCAGACGAGGGACTGGGTCCCGTACAAGTTCACGAACAAGGCCATCCTGATCGGCTCGTTCCAGCTCGAGCGGATCCGCTAGACGGGCAAATCTGTCGCCGGCGATTTTCGAGACCGAATATTTCAAGTAGCCTAAATCGATGGTTTCCGGGATGGTGGACACCTGGGTTTCCCTGCTCGTGGCAGGCACCCTGCTCCTGGTAGGGTTCGCGGCCTCGCTGGTCTTCCAGAAGTACCGGGTTCCGGACTTCATCCTCTTGATGCTCCTCGGATTCGGTCTCAGCCTGATCCCCTTCGCTCCGTTCGGGCCTGGGCTCCTGCAGTCTCTCGCCCCGCTCCTCCCCCTGTTCACGCAGCTGACCATCGCCTTCATCCTGTTCGAGGGCGGGCTGTCGCTCCGCCTTCGGGACTCGGGGCGGAGCGTGCCCGCCATCGTCGCCCACGGTTTAATCGCCATGGGCCTCACCGCCTTCCTCATCTGGTTCCTCCTCACGCGATTCTTCGCGATCTCCGAGACCACGGCGCTCGTCGTGGCCATGGCGTTCTCCGGGCCGAGCGCATCCGTCGCCCTGAGCTTCGCCCCGCGCATGCATCTGGACCCTCGCGCCGAGAACGCCATCGTGCTCGAGGGCGTGCTGACGAACGTGATCGCGGTGATTGGCGTCCTCCTGGTCCTCGAATGGTACGGCTCGCCCGGCAACTTCTTTCTCGTCCCGTACCTCGCCCAAGTGGGGGAGGCGATCGGCTTGGGCGTCGTCCTCGGCTTCGGGTGGGGGCGGGTCGTGGATCGGCTCGCCCAGCAGCGGTTCGTGTCCATGGCGACCCTGGGACTCGCGATCGTCGTGTACGCGGCCGCCCAGGGATTCCTTGCCCAGAACGGCGCGCTGGCGGTCTTCGTCCTGGGACTCGTCGTCGGGATCGAGCGCAAATCGCAATCGACCAAGAAGGCGGCCGCAGGCGCGGCGTCGAGACCCCCGTCACCGGACGATGTGCTCCGGGAGCTCAGCTGCTTCGTGGAGGCCACGGACGGCCCCCGACCCTCGAACGGGTCTACCGCGTCCCCGTCAGCGATGTCCCTGCGGAACTTCCAGTCCGAGATTACCTTCGCCCTGCGGACGTTCTTCTTCATCTACCTGGGACTCCTGCTCGCGTCGGAGTGGGGGGGAACAGGCTCCATCCTTGTCTCGGTCCTTCTGGTCGCGGTCTTCCTCCTGGGCCGGTTGCCCACCACGGCCGCGCTCGGTTGGGGGCTCGCGTTGTACCCGCGCGACACCCGCGCCGTGTACGCCTCCATGGCCCGCGGGATGACCGATGTCGTGCTCGTCCTATTCGCGGTGCAGTCGGGCATCCTTCCGCAGCCCGAGGTCCAGTTCATCCTCGGGATAATCCCCACCGTGGTCCTCCTCGCGGCCGTGGCCTCCGCCGCCCTTGTCGTTTGGGCGGGCCATAGCCCGGGCGCGACCCAGGTCGCCGTGCTGCGGCCGAACGCGATCGCAGCGGCGGATGGCAGCCGGCGCGAGCCCTAGGGGACCAATCGCTTCTCCAGGAGGATGGCCTCCTGGCCCCACTCCATGGGCTCGAACCCGACGGCCTTCGCGGTGTCCAGGAGCTCCGGCTCGTGCGGGAGGAAGGATTCAACCCGATCCGCGCCGCGAGCGCGGGCTACCGCGGGGGCCGCTCGTAGGACCGTGGCGGCATCGCCCGCGAGGAGCTGGACCTGGAGGTCCTTGCCCCGCAAGTCCTCGAAGTCCTCGGAAATCGCGACCGCGTTCGGCCCGAACCGCCAGAGTGCGCCGGCCGCGGCCAGCCAGCGGGCATTCGCACGGGTCAGGGGAATGAAGTAGAAATCATGGAACACATAGCCGGAGCTCCGCCGGAGGAACGGAGACGTCTCGAGCAAGGGACCGTCGCGCTCGGGGTCGAGGGGTTCGAGCGACACCTCGAGTGCCGTGGGAGCCGCACGGATTCGCATGCGCGTGAACCGGGCGCGGTCCCGGAACCCACATCGCCGCGCGGCTTCCACACTCGCCGTGTTGCGGGCCTCCGCCCAAAGACGAAGGCAGGCGCGGCCTCGAAGTCGGGCGATGTCCTCGCATGCGCGGTTCAGGGCCGTGGCGACGCCGCGTCGGCGGACCTCGGGATGGGTGCGAGCCGCGCGGAGCCACACGCCACCGTCGGGCGTGTCGTCCGCCACCATCATCCCGACGATCCGCGCAACGTCCGTCGCGACGAGGGTGGTCGCGTCCCGGACGAAGCGGTCCAGGAAGTGGGGGACGTAGTCGTCCGTGCCCACGGCGGCCAGACAGAGCTCGCGGAGCGCGGGCACATCCGCGGGCGTCGCCCGCCGGGTCGTCCACATGGCGTGTCGCGCGACCACGGCGCGGGTAGTAAAGGCCTTGCCCTCAGCCCGTCG
Protein-coding regions in this window:
- a CDS encoding cation:proton antiporter is translated as MVDTWVSLLVAGTLLLVGFAASLVFQKYRVPDFILLMLLGFGLSLIPFAPFGPGLLQSLAPLLPLFTQLTIAFILFEGGLSLRLRDSGRSVPAIVAHGLIAMGLTAFLIWFLLTRFFAISETTALVVAMAFSGPSASVALSFAPRMHLDPRAENAIVLEGVLTNVIAVIGVLLVLEWYGSPGNFFLVPYLAQVGEAIGLGVVLGFGWGRVVDRLAQQRFVSMATLGLAIVVYAAAQGFLAQNGALAVFVLGLVVGIERKSQSTKKAAAGAASRPPSPDDVLRELSCFVEATDGPRPSNGSTASPSAMSLRNFQSEITFALRTFFFIYLGLLLASEWGGTGSILVSVLLVAVFLLGRLPTTAALGWGLALYPRDTRAVYASMARGMTDVVLVLFAVQSGILPQPEVQFILGIIPTVVLLAAVASAALVVWAGHSPGATQVAVLRPNAIAAADGSRREP
- a CDS encoding GNAT family N-acetyltransferase: MWTTRRATPADVPALRELCLAAVGTDDYVPHFLDRFVRDATTLVATDVARIVGMMVADDTPDGGVWLRAARTHPEVRRRGVATALNRACEDIARLRGRACLRLWAEARNTASVEAARRCGFRDRARFTRMRIRAAPTALEVSLEPLDPERDGPLLETSPFLRRSSGYVFHDFYFIPLTRANARWLAAAGALWRFGPNAVAISEDFEDLRGKDLQVQLLAGDAATVLRAAPAVARARGADRVESFLPHEPELLDTAKAVGFEPMEWGQEAILLEKRLVP